One window of the Pseudomonadota bacterium genome contains the following:
- a CDS encoding TonB family protein, with protein MRLSTATVISLIAHVALLAALAAAWGFFAAAPSAGPGDAVSVWIEAPEGSRARAQGAASPNARPSPRDAMADPASPAGPEDRSKGGAHAASDGAGGGEAVGVAGAEGGRGKGGDALLAKIWRRIDSAKYYPAAARRRGISGEPRVTFQIGEDGGVVWARLAGSSGEAMLDEAAVATVRRAAPLPYYPAPITLAVKYSMDE; from the coding sequence ATGAGGCTCTCGACCGCAACTGTCATATCGCTGATCGCCCACGTGGCGCTCCTTGCCGCGCTCGCAGCGGCCTGGGGGTTCTTCGCAGCCGCGCCGTCGGCAGGGCCCGGCGATGCGGTGAGCGTCTGGATCGAGGCCCCCGAGGGATCGAGGGCTCGGGCGCAGGGCGCAGCATCCCCGAATGCGCGCCCCTCCCCTCGAGACGCGATGGCCGATCCCGCGTCACCGGCGGGGCCAGAGGACCGGAGCAAGGGCGGCGCGCACGCGGCATCCGATGGCGCGGGCGGCGGAGAGGCGGTCGGCGTTGCCGGGGCGGAGGGCGGCAGGGGAAAGGGCGGCGACGCGCTGCTCGCGAAGATATGGCGGAGGATCGACTCTGCGAAATACTACCCGGCGGCCGCGCGCCGCCGCGGGATATCGGGCGAGCCGAGGGTCACCTTCCAGATAGGCGAGGACGGGGGCGTGGTATGGGCCAGGCTCGCCGGCTCCTCAGGCGAGGCGATGCTCGACGAGGCGGCGGTCGCGACGGTCAGGCGCGCGGCCCCTCTGCCCTACTACCCTGCGCCGATAACGCTGGCGGTGAAGTACTCGATGGATGAATGA